From Novosphingobium decolorationis, one genomic window encodes:
- the tkt gene encoding transketolase: MTLAPARLAPMANAIRALSMDAVQAANSGHPGMPMGMADVATVLYAKHLKFDPKNPQWADRDRFVLSAGHGSMLMYSLLYLTGYESPTIEDIRNFRQMGSPCAGHPENFLLEGVECTTGPLGQGLAMAVGMAMAERQLNATFGDDLVDHNTWVIAGDGCLMEGINHEAIGLAGTLGLGKLKVLWDDNDITIDGKTGLSTSEDIPARYRASGWDVFACDGHDFADIERALAEAAASDKPSLVACKTVIGKGAPNKQGGSGVHGSPLGADEIAAAREVLGWSAEPFVIPEDILADWRSLGAKGAEAREAWEARKVANPEAAEFSRRMAGELPDTEEVARTFAGWLEGDANVATRKASENCLNVLAPALPEMIGGSADLTGSNNTKAKCQEPFTAENYAGRYVYYGIREFGMAAAMNGMALHGGVIPYGGTFLIFSDYCRNAIRLSALQQVRAIYVLTHDSIGLGEDGPTHQPVEQVMSLRLIPNLNVFRPADVIETAECWNIALQTQETPSVLALTRQNLPQLRTSGEMLSARGAYTLRAAEGDRKVILIASGSEVELACTVRDELQAQGIGADVVSMPCMELFDAQEEAYKHEVLPHDPSILKVSIEAGTTMGWERYTATSRNGGLNIGLDRFGASAPAQDLFARFGFSAASIVPKVLEKLSV; the protein is encoded by the coding sequence ATGACCCTTGCCCCCGCCCGCCTCGCGCCGATGGCCAATGCCATTCGCGCGCTTTCCATGGACGCGGTCCAGGCGGCGAACTCTGGCCACCCCGGCATGCCGATGGGCATGGCCGACGTTGCCACCGTTCTCTACGCCAAGCACCTCAAGTTCGATCCGAAGAACCCGCAGTGGGCCGATCGCGACCGCTTCGTGCTGTCGGCGGGCCACGGCTCGATGCTGATGTATTCGTTGCTGTACCTCACCGGGTACGAGAGCCCGACGATCGAGGACATCCGCAACTTCCGCCAGATGGGCAGCCCTTGCGCGGGCCACCCCGAGAACTTCCTGCTCGAAGGCGTGGAGTGCACGACCGGTCCGCTCGGCCAGGGCCTGGCGATGGCGGTCGGCATGGCGATGGCCGAGCGTCAGCTTAACGCAACCTTCGGCGATGACCTCGTTGACCACAACACCTGGGTCATCGCGGGCGACGGCTGCCTCATGGAAGGCATCAACCACGAGGCGATCGGCCTCGCCGGCACGCTGGGCCTGGGCAAGCTCAAGGTCCTGTGGGACGACAACGACATCACCATCGACGGCAAGACCGGCCTGTCGACCTCGGAAGACATCCCCGCGCGCTACCGCGCTTCGGGTTGGGACGTCTTCGCGTGCGACGGCCACGACTTCGCCGACATCGAGCGTGCGCTGGCCGAGGCCGCGGCTTCGGACAAGCCTTCGCTGGTCGCCTGCAAGACCGTCATCGGCAAGGGCGCGCCCAACAAGCAGGGCGGCTCGGGCGTCCACGGCTCGCCGCTCGGGGCGGACGAGATCGCGGCAGCGCGCGAAGTCCTGGGCTGGAGCGCGGAACCCTTCGTGATCCCCGAGGACATCCTTGCCGACTGGCGTTCGCTCGGTGCCAAGGGTGCCGAGGCGCGCGAAGCCTGGGAAGCGCGCAAGGTCGCGAACCCCGAGGCGGCCGAGTTCAGCCGCCGCATGGCCGGCGAACTACCGGACACCGAGGAAGTCGCCAGGACCTTCGCGGGCTGGCTGGAGGGCGATGCCAATGTCGCCACCCGCAAGGCTTCGGAAAACTGCCTCAACGTGCTCGCTCCGGCGCTGCCCGAGATGATCGGCGGTTCGGCCGACCTTACCGGCTCGAACAACACCAAGGCCAAGTGCCAGGAGCCGTTCACGGCCGAGAACTACGCCGGTCGCTACGTCTATTACGGCATCCGCGAATTCGGCATGGCCGCGGCGATGAACGGCATGGCGCTGCACGGCGGCGTGATCCCCTACGGCGGCACGTTCCTGATCTTCTCGGACTACTGCCGCAACGCGATCCGCCTTTCGGCGCTGCAGCAGGTCCGCGCGATCTATGTGCTGACCCATGACAGCATCGGTCTTGGCGAAGATGGTCCCACCCACCAGCCGGTGGAACAGGTCATGTCGCTGCGCCTGATCCCGAACCTCAACGTCTTCCGCCCGGCCGACGTGATCGAGACGGCGGAGTGCTGGAACATCGCGCTGCAGACCCAGGAAACGCCCTCGGTCCTCGCGCTGACCCGCCAGAACCTGCCGCAGCTGCGCACGTCGGGCGAGATGCTCTCGGCGCGCGGCGCCTACACGCTGCGCGCGGCGGAAGGGGACCGCAAGGTCATCCTCATCGCCAGCGGTTCGGAAGTCGAGCTGGCCTGCACCGTGCGTGACGAACTCCAGGCCCAGGGCATCGGCGCGGACGTCGTCTCGATGCCGTGCATGGAACTCTTCGACGCGCAGGAAGAGGCCTACAAGCACGAAGTGCTGCCCCACGATCCCTCGATCCTCAAGGTCTCCATCGAGGCCGGCACGACGATGGGTTGGGAGCGCTACACCGCGACAAGCCGCAATGGCGGCCTCAATATCGGTCTGGACCGTTTCGGCGCGTCGGCCCCGGCCCAGGACCTGTTCGCTCGCTTCGGCTTCTCGGCCGCTTCGATCGTTCCCAAGGTCCTCGAAAAGCTTAGCGTCTAA
- a CDS encoding MOSC domain-containing protein, whose translation MSAHGTLQGIARRTRSRAPMETVPQAEVTIAAGIQGDSRGVAREGKVPRRQVALIEAESWQAAMDELGLMPGMELPWYARRANLCVAGLRLPREAGRVLAIGPTCRIETTLECDPCSRMDEIAPGLMAALTPDWRGGVLGRVIRDGPVSVGDEVRILR comes from the coding sequence ATGTCGGCTCACGGCACGCTCCAGGGCATTGCGCGGCGAACGCGTTCGCGTGCGCCCATGGAGACCGTGCCGCAGGCCGAAGTGACAATCGCCGCGGGAATCCAGGGGGATTCCCGCGGCGTTGCACGTGAGGGCAAGGTTCCGCGCCGCCAGGTGGCGCTGATCGAGGCCGAAAGTTGGCAGGCGGCGATGGACGAACTCGGGCTCATGCCGGGCATGGAACTGCCCTGGTACGCGCGCCGGGCGAACCTGTGCGTGGCGGGCCTGCGTCTCCCGCGCGAAGCGGGCCGCGTGCTCGCGATCGGGCCGACCTGCCGGATCGAGACAACCCTGGAATGCGATCCATGCAGCCGCATGGACGAGATAGCGCCCGGGCTCATGGCCGCGCTGACGCCGGACTGGCGTGGCGGCGTGCTGGGCCGGGTCATACGCGACGGACCCGTCTCCGTCGGTGACGAGGTGAGGATACTTAGATGA
- a CDS encoding fructose bisphosphate aldolase, translating to MQVSEMTAKMADGDGFIAALDQSGGSTPKALKGYGIEDDAWASEEEMFGLIHEMRSRIISSPVFTGEKVIGAILFERTMDGTVGGVPTPAALIAKGIVPFIKIDKGLEDEANGVQLMKPMPTLDALLERSSALGVFGTKERSVIHSANAEGIAAVVKQQFEIGAQVISHGMMPIIEPEVNIKSETRADCDTILCTEILKNLDALPEGQKVMLKLSLPVVPGTFDALVDHPKVLRVVALSGGFSRDEACVELARNKGIIASFSRALLSELRAQMSDDEFDAALGEAIDAIYKGSTQKVAAAAAA from the coding sequence ATGCAGGTTTCGGAAATGACGGCCAAAATGGCCGACGGTGACGGTTTTATCGCCGCGCTGGACCAGAGCGGCGGGTCGACCCCCAAGGCGCTCAAGGGCTATGGCATCGAGGACGATGCCTGGGCCTCGGAAGAAGAGATGTTCGGCCTCATCCACGAGATGCGCAGCCGCATCATCTCCTCGCCGGTCTTCACGGGCGAGAAGGTCATCGGTGCGATCCTGTTCGAGCGCACGATGGACGGCACCGTGGGCGGCGTGCCGACTCCGGCCGCGCTGATCGCCAAGGGCATCGTGCCCTTCATCAAGATCGACAAGGGTCTTGAGGACGAGGCCAACGGCGTGCAGCTGATGAAGCCAATGCCCACGCTCGATGCGCTGCTCGAGCGTTCCAGCGCGCTCGGCGTCTTCGGCACCAAGGAGCGTTCGGTGATCCACTCGGCCAACGCCGAAGGTATCGCCGCCGTGGTCAAGCAGCAGTTCGAAATCGGCGCGCAGGTCATCTCGCACGGCATGATGCCCATCATCGAGCCCGAGGTGAACATCAAGAGCGAGACGCGCGCGGATTGCGATACGATCCTCTGCACGGAAATTCTCAAGAACCTCGACGCGCTGCCCGAGGGGCAGAAGGTCATGCTCAAGCTCTCGCTGCCGGTCGTGCCGGGCACGTTCGACGCGCTCGTCGATCACCCCAAGGTTCTGCGCGTGGTGGCGCTTTCGGGCGGTTTCTCGCGCGACGAGGCCTGTGTTGAACTGGCCAGGAACAAGGGCATCATCGCCAGTTTCAGCCGCGCGCTTCTGTCCGAACTGCGCGCGCAGATGAGCGACGACGAATTCGACGCCGCGCTCGGCGAGGCGATCGATGCGATCTACAAGGGCTCGACCCAGAAGGTCGCGGCGGCTGCCGCAGCCTGA
- a CDS encoding cell division protein ZapA gives MNNVELVIGGRDFLVGCGPGEEEHVRALGKVIADKVDAANARGLSEARMLLFAALLLADENDELKRSAGTATPAPADTEPPAPDPEETARLTRIAEKMEKLADLLETPLEDAAKDL, from the coding sequence ATGAACAACGTCGAACTGGTCATCGGCGGACGCGACTTCCTCGTCGGCTGTGGCCCGGGGGAGGAAGAGCATGTCCGCGCGCTCGGCAAGGTCATCGCCGACAAGGTCGATGCCGCCAATGCGCGCGGGCTATCGGAAGCGCGGATGCTTCTGTTCGCCGCCCTCCTTCTCGCAGACGAGAACGACGAATTGAAGCGCAGCGCAGGCACCGCGACACCCGCTCCCGCGGACACCGAGCCCCCTGCCCCGGATCCGGAAGAGACAGCGCGCCTCACGCGGATTGCCGAAAAGATGGAAAAACTTGCCGACCTGCTCGAGACGCCACTTGAGGATGCGGCAAAGGATCTCTAA
- the gap gene encoding type I glyceraldehyde-3-phosphate dehydrogenase has translation MATKVAINGFGRIGRLVARAILERPDCGLELVSINDLADTKSNALLFGFDTTHGRFPGTVEAGEGKIIVNGKEIAVTAERNPGDLPHAAQGIDIVLECTGIFQSKEASQPHLDAGAKRVLISAPATGVDNTVVFGVNHETLTADHIVVSNASCTTNCLAPVAKVLNDTVGIERGFMTTIHSYTNDQRMLDQMHKDLRRARAGAANMIPTTTGAARAVGLVLPELKGKLDGSSVRVPTPNVSLVDLCFVPQKDTTVEEINAALKAAAEGPMKGVLAYTDQPLVSSDFNHYPASSTVDSLETAVMEGKFVRVVSWYDNEWGFSNRMLDTAGAMAKFL, from the coding sequence ATGGCGACCAAGGTTGCGATCAACGGTTTCGGACGTATCGGGCGTCTTGTGGCCCGCGCTATTCTCGAACGTCCCGACTGCGGTCTGGAACTGGTCTCGATCAACGACCTGGCCGACACCAAGTCGAACGCTCTCCTCTTTGGCTTTGATACCACGCACGGGCGCTTCCCGGGTACGGTCGAGGCCGGTGAAGGCAAGATCATCGTCAACGGCAAGGAAATCGCCGTGACCGCCGAGCGCAACCCGGGTGACCTGCCGCACGCCGCGCAGGGCATCGACATCGTGCTCGAGTGCACCGGTATCTTCCAGTCGAAGGAGGCCTCGCAGCCCCACCTCGACGCCGGTGCCAAGCGCGTTCTGATCTCGGCTCCGGCCACGGGCGTCGACAACACCGTCGTCTTCGGTGTGAACCACGAGACGCTGACGGCCGACCACATCGTCGTGTCGAACGCCTCGTGCACCACCAACTGCCTGGCGCCCGTTGCCAAGGTGCTGAACGACACCGTCGGTATCGAGCGTGGCTTCATGACCACGATCCACTCGTACACCAACGACCAGCGCATGCTCGACCAGATGCACAAGGATCTGCGTCGCGCCCGTGCAGGGGCCGCCAACATGATCCCGACCACCACCGGCGCTGCCCGTGCGGTCGGTCTCGTGCTGCCGGAACTCAAGGGCAAGCTCGACGGTTCGTCGGTGCGTGTCCCGACCCCCAATGTTAGCCTCGTCGACCTGTGCTTCGTGCCCCAGAAGGACACGACGGTCGAAGAGATCAACGCGGCGCTCAAGGCGGCTGCCGAAGGTCCGATGAAGGGCGTTCTCGCCTACACCGACCAGCCGCTGGTCTCCTCGGACTTCAACCACTACCCGGCCTCGTCGACCGTCGACAGCCTGGAAACGGCGGTCATGGAAGGCAAGTTCGTGCGCGTCGTGTCGTGGTACGACAACGAGTGGGGCTTCTCGAACCGCATGCTCGACACCGCAGGAGCGATGGCGAAGTTCCTCTGA
- a CDS encoding phosphoglycerate kinase, with protein sequence MSAFKTLDDLGDVAGKVALVRVDLNLPMQDGLVTDATRIRAAVPTINDLCAKGAKVLLLAHFGRPKGERHSQMSLSMVVGAVEKVLGKEVMFVPEIAGDVVAQTVGILKGGDVAILENTRFWKGEEKNDPELAKAIAANADFYVNDAFSAAHRAHATTEGLAHVLPAYAGRSMQAELEALDKALGAPEKPVAAVVGGAKVSSKLDVLKHLVTQVDHLMIGGGMANTFLAAKGVDVGKSLCEHDLLDTATDILANAEASGCTVHLPYEVVVSKEFAANPESLRTCNVHEVASDEMILDAGPLAVEALADALKTCRTLVWNGPLGAFEMEPFDAATVSLARTAAALTIEGTLTSVAGGGDTVSALNHAGVAEDFSYISTAGGAFLEWMEGKELPGVAALSA encoded by the coding sequence ATGAGCGCTTTCAAGACTCTGGATGACCTTGGCGATGTGGCTGGCAAGGTTGCGCTGGTGCGCGTGGACCTGAACCTGCCGATGCAGGACGGGCTCGTGACCGACGCGACCCGCATCCGCGCCGCGGTGCCCACCATCAACGACCTTTGCGCCAAGGGCGCGAAGGTCCTGTTGCTCGCACACTTCGGCCGCCCCAAGGGCGAGCGCCACTCGCAGATGTCGCTCTCGATGGTCGTGGGCGCGGTCGAGAAGGTGCTGGGCAAGGAAGTGATGTTCGTGCCCGAGATCGCCGGTGATGTCGTCGCGCAGACGGTGGGTATCCTCAAGGGCGGCGATGTCGCCATTCTCGAGAACACCCGCTTCTGGAAGGGCGAGGAAAAGAACGATCCCGAACTGGCCAAGGCAATTGCGGCCAACGCCGATTTCTACGTGAACGACGCCTTCTCGGCCGCGCACCGTGCGCACGCCACCACCGAAGGTCTCGCCCACGTGCTTCCCGCATATGCGGGCCGTTCGATGCAGGCCGAACTCGAAGCGCTCGACAAGGCGCTGGGCGCGCCGGAGAAGCCGGTGGCGGCGGTCGTGGGCGGCGCGAAGGTCTCGTCCAAGCTCGACGTGCTCAAGCACCTTGTCACACAGGTCGATCACCTGATGATCGGTGGCGGCATGGCCAACACCTTCCTTGCCGCGAAGGGCGTGGACGTGGGCAAGTCGCTGTGTGAGCACGATCTACTGGACACCGCCACGGACATCCTCGCCAACGCCGAGGCGAGCGGGTGCACCGTGCATCTGCCCTACGAGGTGGTGGTCTCCAAGGAATTCGCGGCCAACCCGGAATCGCTGCGCACCTGCAACGTGCACGAAGTCGCCTCTGACGAGATGATCCTCGATGCCGGGCCGCTCGCGGTCGAGGCTCTGGCCGACGCGCTCAAGACCTGCCGCACGCTGGTCTGGAACGGCCCGCTTGGCGCCTTCGAGATGGAGCCCTTCGATGCCGCGACCGTCTCGCTGGCCCGCACGGCCGCTGCGCTCACCATCGAGGGCACGCTGACGTCGGTCGCGGGCGGCGGAGACACGGTCTCGGCTCTGAACCACGCTGGAGTGGCTGAGGACTTCTCGTACATCTCGACCGCGGGCGGTGCTTTCCTGGAATGGATGGAAGGCAAGGAACTGCCTGGCGTCGCGGCGCTCTCGGCCTGA
- a CDS encoding N-acetylmuramoyl-L-alanine amidase: MTYSISKGMLYKEGALGRQVPSPNHSGAYRVNPTKLVMHYTAGGSGYGSAAWLANPNAGASAHFVICREGTVIQCVSVDRRAWHAGKSQWGELTNLNSYSIGIELANWGPLRDDGTTAAGKAVDYIEAAHKNGGRVRKWEVYPPAQIVAAEAVARAIAAYHPIDEIVGHDDIAPARKLDPGPAFDMTAFRKAVLGQVRGNAAPERGTVTASSLNVRSGPGTTYPVVSGLSRGQSVPILERRREWISIAPGQWVFGEYVR; the protein is encoded by the coding sequence ATGACTTATTCGATCAGCAAGGGGATGCTTTACAAGGAAGGCGCGTTGGGGCGTCAGGTGCCGAGCCCGAACCATTCGGGCGCCTACCGCGTCAATCCGACCAAGTTGGTGATGCACTACACCGCGGGCGGCTCGGGATACGGCTCTGCGGCATGGTTGGCCAATCCGAACGCAGGGGCCTCGGCGCACTTCGTGATATGCCGGGAAGGAACGGTGATCCAGTGCGTGAGCGTTGACCGGCGCGCATGGCATGCGGGGAAGTCGCAGTGGGGTGAGCTCACCAATCTCAACAGCTACTCAATCGGGATTGAGCTGGCGAACTGGGGGCCGCTGCGTGACGACGGCACCACGGCTGCGGGCAAGGCGGTCGACTACATCGAAGCTGCGCACAAGAACGGCGGCCGGGTACGCAAGTGGGAGGTCTATCCGCCAGCGCAGATCGTCGCGGCCGAGGCGGTGGCCCGCGCCATCGCGGCCTATCATCCCATCGACGAGATCGTGGGGCACGACGATATCGCCCCGGCGCGCAAGCTTGACCCTGGCCCGGCTTTCGACATGACTGCCTTTCGGAAGGCCGTTCTGGGCCAGGTTCGCGGCAATGCAGCGCCGGAGCGTGGCACGGTAACAGCCTCGAGCCTCAACGTGCGCAGTGGACCAGGCACGACATATCCGGTCGTCTCCGGGCTCTCGCGCGGGCAGAGTGTACCGATCTTGGAGCGCCGGCGCGAGTGGATCTCGATCGCGCCGGGGCAGTGGGTCTTTGGCGAGTACGTGCGGTGA